Proteins encoded in a region of the Longimicrobium sp. genome:
- a CDS encoding citrate/2-methylcitrate synthase, whose protein sequence is MAGKGLEGVVVGQSRLSDINGEVGELIYAGYDIDDLARNTTFEEVCYLLWNGELPNREQLDGFKRELAANARLSDEMLAVLRTLPRDADPMAALRTAVSALGTFDPKADEITDAEVRRKALYLTAVTPTLVAAYDRLRNGNEPLQPKEGKSVASNFLYMLNGEEPNDTRCRTMDVALVLHAEHAMNASTFAARVTAGTLSDVYSCITSAIGTLKGPSHGGANVEVMNMLREIDESGQDPAAWVHGALEGGKKVMGFGHRVYRATDPRATVLRELADKIMAEAGETRWLDLSDKIRAAMADEMEKRGKKIYPNVDFFSASVYTTLGIPMDLFTAVFAIARTPGWTAHLLEQYADNRLIRPSSEYVGPRGKKVVPIDQR, encoded by the coding sequence ATGGCTGGCAAGGGGCTGGAAGGGGTCGTGGTCGGTCAGTCCAGGCTGAGCGACATCAACGGCGAAGTCGGCGAGCTGATCTACGCCGGGTACGACATCGACGACCTGGCGCGCAACACCACCTTCGAGGAGGTGTGCTACCTCCTGTGGAACGGCGAGCTTCCCAACCGGGAGCAGCTGGACGGCTTCAAGCGCGAGCTGGCCGCCAACGCGCGCCTTTCGGACGAAATGCTGGCGGTGCTGCGCACCCTGCCCAGGGACGCCGACCCCATGGCGGCGCTGCGCACGGCCGTGTCGGCGCTGGGCACGTTCGACCCCAAGGCCGACGAGATCACCGACGCCGAGGTCCGCCGCAAGGCGCTGTACCTGACCGCCGTGACCCCCACGCTGGTGGCCGCGTACGACCGGCTGCGCAACGGCAACGAGCCGCTGCAGCCGAAGGAGGGAAAGAGCGTCGCCTCGAACTTCCTGTACATGCTGAACGGCGAGGAGCCCAACGACACCCGCTGCCGCACCATGGACGTGGCGCTGGTGCTGCACGCCGAGCACGCCATGAACGCCAGCACCTTCGCGGCGCGCGTCACGGCGGGCACGCTGTCGGACGTCTACTCCTGCATCACCTCCGCGATTGGTACGCTGAAGGGCCCCAGCCACGGCGGCGCCAACGTGGAGGTGATGAACATGCTCCGCGAGATCGACGAGAGCGGCCAGGACCCGGCGGCCTGGGTGCACGGCGCCCTGGAGGGCGGGAAGAAGGTGATGGGCTTCGGGCACCGCGTGTACCGCGCCACCGACCCCCGCGCCACGGTGCTGCGCGAGCTGGCCGACAAGATCATGGCCGAGGCGGGCGAGACCCGCTGGCTGGACCTGTCGGACAAGATCCGCGCGGCCATGGCCGACGAGATGGAGAAGCGCGGCAAGAAGATCTACCCCAACGTCGACTTCTTCAGCGCCTCGGTCTACACCACGCTGGGGATCCCGATGGACCTGTTCACCGCCGTGTTCGCCATCGCGCGCACGCCGGGGTGGACGGCGCACCTGCTGGAGCAGTACGCCGACAACCGCCTGATCCGCCCGAGCTCGGAGTACGTGGGCCCGCGCGGCAAGAAGGTCGTGCCCATCGACCAGCGGTAA
- a CDS encoding RNA polymerase sigma factor translates to MEPQADAELIGRILAGERELYARLVAHYQDSMFRHAAAMVGDRDAASDLVQESFVKAFTRLHTCDPERFAAWLFRILRNRCKDWLKNRRQHTAPLQDDAHAAGEGDDPGLTLERAELGRVVQAALMRLPPAQREAFLLKHVDGLSYEEMAERLETGISALKMRVMRAREALQEILREIV, encoded by the coding sequence GTGGAGCCGCAGGCCGACGCGGAGCTGATCGGGCGCATCCTGGCGGGCGAGCGAGAGCTGTACGCCCGCCTCGTCGCGCATTACCAGGACAGCATGTTCCGCCACGCGGCCGCCATGGTGGGCGACCGCGACGCGGCGTCGGACCTGGTGCAGGAAAGCTTCGTGAAGGCGTTCACGCGGCTGCACACCTGCGACCCCGAGCGCTTCGCGGCGTGGCTCTTCCGCATCCTGCGCAACCGCTGCAAGGACTGGCTGAAGAACCGCCGCCAGCACACCGCGCCGCTGCAGGACGACGCGCACGCCGCCGGCGAGGGCGACGATCCCGGCCTGACGCTGGAGCGCGCGGAGCTGGGGCGCGTGGTGCAGGCGGCGCTCATGCGGCTGCCCCCCGCGCAGCGCGAGGCCTTCCTGCTGAAGCACGTGGACGGCCTTAGCTACGAGGAGATGGCGGAGCGACTGGAGACGGGGATCAGCGCGCTGAAGATGCGGGTGATGCGTGCCCGCGAGGCGCTGCAGGAGATCCTCCGCGAGATCGTCTGA